Genomic DNA from Taurinivorans muris:
TGCTGGCATTGCGGCAATTGCCGGATCAGCTGTCCCGCAAACGCTATCAGTTTTGAATTTCCGCTTTATACATTGGTGTAAGATTCGTAAGCCATTTCCTTTTGGGAATGGCTTATTTGAAAAACTTCTTTGTGAATTTTAAAACGCAAAAATTTCACTATCTTGTTTAAAAATTGCTTGAGCGGTTTTCTAACGGAGGTCTTATGTCGCAAACAAACGCAAAAATGGATTTTCTGAGTGCAAACCAATTATTGGTAAAATGGCTTGTATCGCTTGCCATTCCTACGATTGTTTATTTTATGCTACCTATTGACGGTAAGACGATGACCCATGAAATGGGCATGTTTTTAGCTATTACCATTTTTATGGTTGTTATTTGGGCTTTCGGTCTGGTCAATGAAATCGCAACCGGTATCGTGCTGCCTGTTCTGTATGTGGCTTTGTGCCATGTTCCTGCAAAAGTTATTTATGCGGGCTGGCTTTCTGACGTTCCCAACACTGTTATCGGCGGTTTTATTTTATGTAAAATTTTGCAGACAACAGGACTGGGGAAACGTATAGGGTTAGGCTGCATGTATGCCATGAAAGGTTCCTTTGTGGGCGTTATTTGGGGACTTGCAACAGCTATTTATATTGTTTCTCCCTTTATCCCCTCTGCAAATGGTAAAAGTTTGATTTTCTGCGCCATTGTCATCAGCCTTTGCGAAGCACTCGATATCAAGAAAAAAAGTACGGAAGCGACGGCGCTGATGATGGCTGCATTTTTGGCTGTAACCAGCTCAAAACTTTGTTATCTGACTGGCGGCGGGGACTTGGTTATCGGTATGAATTTGGTGAACGGCGTAACTGGCGGAACAGTTACCTGGTTTGAATATGCTTTATGGAACTTAGTACCTGCAACTGTTTATACCATTATGAGTGTGGGCATTGTTGTTTTCCTGCTTCCATCAAAAATGGATAAAGAGGCATTAAAACAAGTTCTTGTTTCCCGTTATAATGAACTTGGAGTCATGTCAAAACAAGAAAAGATTGCAACAGCTTTCTTTATTTTTACTTTGATATTGCTTGTAACGGATAAGTTCCATGGTCTTGCTCCCGGTATGTCCCTTTGCCTGGTTGCTTGTATCAGCTTCCTGCCAAAAATAGAGCTTATGGACGCAGACAAGATTAAAACCGTGAACTTTGGACCATTGTTCTTCATTATGGGGTGTATGGCTATTGGCGGTGCAGGCAATTATCTTAAAGTAACGCAATGGATGGCTGACGGTACCTTTGGCTATTTCCATGGACTTGGCGATTTTGGCGCTGGCTTAGCTGCTTATGTTGTTGGGGTGGTTGGCAACTTTATTTTGACTCCGCTTGCGGCAACAGCTTCTTTCTCGGCACCTCTTGCTGAACTTGGCCTGAATATTGGTGTTGAACCAAGAATTGTATATTTCTCCTTTGTCTATGGTTTTGATAATATTATCTTCCCATACGAAACAGCGCCGCTCTTGCTGTTCTACGGCTTCGGCTATATCCATTTTGCAAAAATGGTGAAAGTACTGGCGGTAAGAATTTTGCTGGTCATGCCCTTCCTGCTTCTGGTCGCCATTCCGTGGTGGAAATTCATTTTCTAAAGTTGAGATACTTTTTCTCCAAAAAATACCAAAAGGCTATGGCATTTGCCATAGCTTTTTTGGTATTACTTTTAATTTATGTGGAAGGGGATAATAAAAAAAGAATGACAGAGGGTATATTTGTTTTTTCAATTTATGCCGGAGCGCAAGATTGATCTGTTTTTATGAGAATTTCTGCCTCTTGTCTGATTGTTTCCACAAATTCCGCCATTGGAGTTAACAGCGTGGAATTTTTACAGATGTACATGATGTCATAGCGGAATTCGCAGTCTTCAATGTTCAGAAGATGAATATCGCTTTTCATATCCGCCCGCATTTTGACCATTCCTGTATGGGTGCCGACCCAAAATCCGTTGGTGCTGGTGGCTATGTTGTGATTGAGTATGTGGTTGACCTGCAAAATACGGCGGTCGTAGCCGTTTTCCTTGAGGTAGAAATAAAAGGCGTCCTCTTCCGTATCTTTGCTGGTGATATACGGATATTTTGTCAGTTCTTCCAGCGTGCAGGTTGTGCCGGCTGCCAGCGGGTGGGTTTTTGGCACTGCCACATTGATACTGTCCGAAGCCAAGTAATGGGTTTTTATGTTAATATTTTCAATAGTCGCAGGCAGCAGTATGTTTTTTCCTATGCGGCCGAACTGAAGCAGGGCGAGATCGAATTTACCGGAAATCACTTCAAAAATATTGCTGGCACTTGTACGAATGTCATTGATTTTTATATTCAGTTCCGGGGTGGAAGCGTTGGTTTTCAGCATGGCACGAGTGGCAATCATATTGCAGAGATAGGAAGAAACACCAACGGAAATATTTATATTTTGGGGAGTTCCGTTTTTATTCATGTTTGTTATCGCATCAATTTCAGTGCAGATAACTTGAGCATGTTTTAGGATTTCTTTCCCTTTTTCCGTAAGGTGGACCCCTATGGGCGAGCGTTTAATAATTTCACAGCCAAGCTCTTCTTCCAGCTTCTTTATGGCTATGCTTAACGAAGCTTGGGAAATGAACAGCTTGGCTGCGGATTTTGACAGCGATTTGTAAATATCTATATAAACAATAGCCCGCAGTTGTGTAAGATTCATTGAGGAGCCTCTTTAACCGGAGACTGTTTTTTTCGTAACAGCCTCCGGTACGGATTGTGGATTATCCAACCCAGTTTCCCAAAATACCTGTGTATAGGCAAAATTCAAGCCAAATGAGGCTGACAACAGGCAGGAGCAGCAGTTTTTTGAAAAGAACGTCTGCCTCATGCTGATCTTCAAGTCCTGCAAGAGCCATCGCACCGCAGGTTGAAAACGGAGAAGATCCGGTGTAGAAGCCCCCTACGGAAATCAGCGAGAACAGAATGATGGGTTCAATGCCGGTACTGGCGGCAAGTGGCACAATCAGCAGGGCAAGCGTGGGAATGACCACGCCCAGCGTGGCTACGAAGAAGCTCATGGTACAGGCAGCCGCCAGCAGGAAATAAGGAGCTGCGGAGCTGGTTATATTTGTTTGTACCCAAGAGGAGAGGCTGTTGACAAGACCGCCCGAAACTGCGGTACCAATCAGTGTGCCCATGGCGCAAATCATGATTATAATGGAAAACGGCACCTTGTCAATGGCGTCTTTTTCTTTGGCTGCTTTAAAAATGCTACATAGTATGATACCGACAGTGCAAGTAACGGTGATGTCGCAAAAGGAAGCGATTTTTTTAATTACCGCCGAATCCGGCATGAAAACCTTGAGCATGGCAGGAATGACGGTGCAGAGAAAAACCAGACCGACTATCCATAAGGTCTTTTTTTGAACTTCGGTAAAAGGTTCCGGTTTGTCGATTTCCACCTTTTTCGTTTTGTGGCCGCCTGTGACAAAATAGGTGATGATAAAAAATATGGACATGGTTATCAGGCAGTTCATAAGCACATTCATGCACATTGCCATACCTTCATTGCGGAAACCGGTATTTTCAGCTACCTGCTGAATGATTATGCCGCCGACGCTGAACGGAAATTGTGAGCCGATGGTTGCGCCGCAGCAGATAAGCACCGTGGCAAGCACTCTTGAAATTTGTGATTTTATGCAAATGGTCATTACCAAGGGGGAAAGAAATGCGAATGTGGCAGGTGCACCGGCACCGGTTCCCGCAAACATCATGCAGATAAAAAACAGCACAATGGGTAACTGCGTCGGTCTGTTGCGGCTGCTGTAAATAATTTTTTCCGCCAGTTTTACGAGGGTGCCGTTGGATATGGCGAAACCGTAAAACGCCGTGACAATGAACAGCATCAAAAAGAGGTAAATCGGCCATAGCCCGGCAATTTTTTTTATCGGCAGGTCATAGATGAACATGCCGTTGGCAAAAGCGAAGGTCAGGGCGAAGTAACCGATATTGACTTTGAATAGGAAGCCGAGGACCAAAGCCAGCACAAGGGATATTAAAAAGAGGAGTTCTGCACTCATGATCTTACTCCGGATTTAAATAGACTTTTGGGCGAATTTTTGCAGTATCACATTAGAGATTTCGACGGTCGGTGGTGCAACCGCCGAAAGCATGGTCAGCGTATTCTTTCGCGGAATTTTGTTTGCAATCCCTCTGGGGTAAGGGTGACTGTCTGGAATTTATTGTTGAGCAAAGGGTTTGTGAATGGGAAATCGCTTCGTTTATGATAGGCGCCCCGGCTTTCCTGTCTGTCCAGAGCTGAAATGGCACAGGCTTCCGCTAAATCCAGTAAATCCAACACCTCCAGACAACGCATCAGCTCGTGGGAATTTTCCGCTTTGAGCATTTTTTTTGCATAGCCGCGCAAGTCATTGATATATTTTCTGCCTGCTGTGAGCAGGGTTGCCGAACGTATTCTTGTGCCTACATATTCATCCATGATTTTTTGCAAGGTGGAGTTGGCTTCTTTCCAATGTGCCCCTGCTTCATTTCGCATGAGCTGGCGGTACAAGGCAACTTTTTCCTGAATTTTGCTTTGTAGGTTCAGAACATCGTATTCCGGTACATTTTTCACATGTTTCGCAGCTGCTCCAGCGGCATAATCGCCGAATACGGCGGCTGACGTAATGTCGCCGCGCACATTGCCCACGGACATGCCGGAAGCGTATAAACCGGGAATGGTTGTCATGGAGCTTTCGTCCACATCTATGCCATTCATATAAAACATGTGTTCATATTGACCGAATTCAATCATGCTTTTACGCAAATCAATGCCGTATTGGTCGAGGTATTCATTAATGGAGGTGCATCCTTCTGAAACCAGCGCGTTACGCATATGTGCCAGATCATCTTCGCTGATACCCGTGCAGTTCATGAATACCGGTCCTTTGCCTGAATCCATCATTTTTATGAAACAGTCTTTCCAGACATCGCTTGTCGGGTCCGGAAGTTCGCGGCTTACATGAATGTCCTTGACAAATGGCCCGACAATTTTGCCGTTGAGATCCGTAAGGGCGCCAATCCAAGTTCCTTTGCCGGAACGGGTGAAATATTTGGGTCCGGCATGCCGGCTTGGCAGATCCAAATTCACCAGCCGCGCCCCGGCTCGAAGAGCCATGGCTGCACCGCTGCCGGCATTGGCGGGGCAATGGGATGTGTTGAACAGATATGCCGGATTGTTGCCGGGGTACATGCGCATTGCCTCGCCCACGCAAATCAATCCTGTCTTGGCTTGGAAAATTATAATTCTTGGTTCGTCTTCGCGGATATCTATGCCGATAGCCCCTGCAAAGTGACCTGCTTCATTGACCAGCACTTCGTTGACCACTATTTTGTTCATGATTTTGGCACCGGCTTTTTGGGCTGCTTTCGTGAGACAGGCTTTTTGGTTGGAACCGTCATATTTCAGATGATAACGGCGGCGTCCCGGCATGGCATGACCTTCAAAATTCCATGTGCCGGTTGGACGCATGTTGATTCCGTAAGATTCCCATTTGTGGATAAGATCGGCTGAACGTTCCAGCATGAGCCTGAAAAGATTGTTGTCTTGATTGCCGCCGACCAGCGTTTCTTTGACCTCTGCCATAATTTCTTCAAAATTATCACCATGGTATTCGGGAAGGTAACATAAAAAGTGGTCATTGCCGCCACAGCCGTTGCCGGATCGCCGCGTATCCGCTTTTTCCAGAATGAGGGTATCCAAGCCAAGTTCCGCGGCTGTTATGCCGGCTTGAAGACCGCTTATGCCGCCGCCAATGATAAGGAAATCGGTTTTTACAATTTGTTCGTCGATGTTAATGTTCATGGTCGCACCTTTTTATGGTTTTGGGAGCATCATAGTGCAGAAGCATATGGGAAAGCGGATAACGCATGCTGATTGCTTGTTTTGGGCAATCCATGACACATGCGCGGCAATGCCAGCATTCGTCCGGATAGAGCACAACAACGGCGCCATCTTGGTATTTAATGACGTCAAGCGGACAAATGTCTGCACATTTTTTACAAACAATACACAATTCATTGTTTATTAGTGGTGGCATGTTCAACCTCCTTTGGTATTTCTTTTAAGAAAAATATCACAATGTGAAATTTCAATACAAATAGTATTTTTTTATAGGGGGATATGCGGAAGTTATAGCCATATGCCGAGCTCTGCCCTGGATCTGCTCAACAGGCTGTTTTCAGGCAGGGAGAAACGCCGATGGATAGGTGAGAATTAGGGACGTCTTAGGGATGTTCAAGGGTGCAATCTATTGTTTTAATTGGTATGACAGGCTGTTGGTGATTTTATTCTGAATTTGAGCGATAATTATCATATGCAGAGCTATGATTTGTTGAAATAGTATATGTTTTGCGAGGGCTTGTTCTATTTTTCCCATGGAATACGGATAGGCTGATTTACTGAAGCGGCAACTATTGATACTACCAACATTCTCTTTTAACGATTTTATTATTCAATGCGTATTTAAAACGGGAGTGTATCGTTATATCTGATAACAATTTTTTTACGATTTGTTGTTCAGACTTTTTATTATATGAAGCTGTTACCAATAAAAAATGGCGCGGGGATTAAATGTATACCAAAGGAGGACAGGCTTGTATCTAACTATTTTTTATTCCACCAGCTTAGTTTTTTTTTGTGCTGAAACGACAAAAAAAGACTTATACCGCAAAAATGGAAAATTGATTGAAGAAAAAGTCGGCGGGCAATTTAAGGATAATATGACGCCTGCAAAAGCTTCCAGCATACGAGGGCTACGCATTGAAGGGTCTATCCCTACCAATAATGAAAAAAGGGAACGTATCAGGCAGGAAAAGCTTAAAGAAAAAAGTTCGTATTCTTTTATCCGTTTGTTCAGTCTGTTTGAAGAATCAGAGCGTGAAAACAGAAGTCTGAAAGACGACAGAATCCGATTTAGTCTGCATATTGCCCCGCTTATCGGCAAAAAAGCCATTTCGGAACTTACGACACAGGATATAGAAAAAATCCGCCGAAAAATGGAAAAAGAGGGGAAATCCCCGCAAACCGTGAAACACGTGCTGACGCTTATTAAGCGGCTTGTCAATTATGCCTTGAAAAACGGATATATTGAGTCTGTTCCTGCGACCTTGCATTTTGATATGCCCGCTGTTGACAACAAAGTAACCGAAAATCTAACGGCGAAACAGGTTGCTAAGCTTTTGCAGGTTCTTGACGAGGAAGAAGATATTGTCATGGCATCCCTTATCCGTCTTGCACTGTTTACAGGTATGCGAAGAAGTGCCCTGCTGAATTTGCAGTGGACAGACCTTGATTTTGAGCGGAACAGTATTATGCTGCGCGGTGATGTGGCAAAAAAGAAAAAGACGGAATATATTCCCATGAACGAACAGGCAAAAGCCATTTTGCTTTCTGTGCCGAAAACGACAAGTCCTTATGTTTTTCCGGGCCGTGACGATGATAAGCCAAGGGTTAATATAACTGCCGTGTTAAAACGGGTAAAGGAAAAAGCAGGGCTTCCCGAAAGTTTTCGTCCTCTGCATGGCTTGCGTCATTCTTTTGCGTCTTGGCTTGCCAATTCGGGACAGGTTTCCATGTATGAACTGCAAAAGCTTTTGACACATTCAAGCCCGCTTATGACCCAGCGTTATGCCCATTTGCACGATGAGGCATTAAAGCGAGCTTCAAATTTGACGACTAATCTTTTTACCACAAAAGAAAAGGAATAATTTATGGTAAGAAAAATAAATTGGCTTCAAAATGGTAAAGGAAATGTGGCAGTTTCTTATGTTTTGAGTTATCTTGTATTTTTCGGCATTATTTTAGGAATGACTTACTATTATGCTGATAGGTTTGGAGAGTATTTTAATTGGCTGTTGGAAAATGATTATATCAATGAAACTCAATGTTCATTATTAAATCAAAGTACGAATTTAGGAATGATAATTATTATTCCAAATATCATAATGATATCATTTACAGCATTTATACTGCTTATTTTTATTCAAAATAAAATACTAACCCTTTTTTTACCTAAAAAGCAAAAATTAGAAAAAGTTATTTCTTTTGTGTCTGCAATGGATAAGTTAGAAATATTAACTACGAAAGATGCTATTGATTTTATATTAAAGAATAAAATAAAAGTTTATGTTGTTGATGAACCGTTTGATAAAAAGAACAGTATACGGGAAAATTGTTATGCGAAATTTGTTTATTATGCAATGGACAGAACATATTTAAATAGAGGAAAGTTAGAGCAATATATAGGGAAAAATGTTTTATGTTTTGAATATAATGATTTTATATCTTATAATGATATTTTGAAAAATTATAAAAAGGAAATATTGCAGAAAGCTCTGGAAGAAAATACCAATAAATTTAATCAAAAATTTATAAAATTTGTAATGATTATAACAAAGAATTTGTCAGATTAAAAGAGGAATATGAGAAAAAAGAGAAAGAGCTGCTGACAGTTATTGAGTTAAAAAACAAAGCAATTCAAGAAGAGCTGTCATATAAGAATGAGTATAAAAATCAGAAAGTTCAGCTTGAAAAAGAGAAAATTGAATTACAAGCTGTTATTGAGAAATTGCAGTCTGAAAATTCTCCTGAAGAAAAAAGAATAATGGAACATTCACCGTTTTATTTTGTTCTTTTGCGGACGTATCAAGATTTGAAAAATAAAAATTCTGTTCATTGGAATGCTGCAGGCCTTATCTTGTAAATATTTTGCAGAAGCTTCTGCCGGGCGGTAAAGTTGTCGGAAAGGAATATACCTGTGCTTCCCCTTGCAGGGCGGGGAAGGCAATTCCTGTAAAACCAATATAGAAACAGGACTTGGCAGTGATTTTGCCACAGGGCAGACTTGGGCAAATATTATTGATTTGGCAGGTAAAGTATGGGGCTGTTCATTTTATGAATCAGCCAAAGAATTGGCAAGGAAATACGGCAGAGAAGAAATTTTTGAGTCAGGTTCTGTAAAACAGTATGACGAAGAACTGATACCGATTGTTCCCGTGCTGTTAAATGCACCGCGGCCCTATAAATCCCACCCGCAATATGGATATGCCCAAAAGCAGTGGTTTTATAAGGATATGGAGAATCAGCTTTTAATGTGTGTTTCCCGCTTTGAAACAGACAAAGGTAAATTTATTCTTCCGCAGATTTATGCTAAGACCTTGCAGGGCAACCCAAAATGGTACTGGAAGGCACTTTACAAACAGCGTCCTTTGTATGGACTGCAAAACTTAAAACAAGATAGAAAGGTTTTATTGGTGGAAGGCGAAAAAACAGCCGATAAAGCACAGGAGCTTTTGCCGGATTATGCTGTTTTGACATGGAGCGGAGGAAGCGGCGCAGTTTCAAAAACGAATTTTTCTCCTGTGTATAATCAAGAACTTATTGTATGGCCTGACAATGATGAACCTGGTTTTAAAGCTTGTTTTGAACTTGCCAAGGTTTTGCAGGATTATTCGGCGATAAAATTTGTTCTTCCTCCTGCCGTGCTTCCCGATAAATGGGACTTGGCAGATGAACTGCCTGAAAATATGGAGGTGCGGAAACTTCTTGCAGATGCGGTTTCTTTTCAGGAATTTTCTCATGCGGCATTTTTGCGTTATCCTGCTTTGGCTAAAAAGTATGAAGTAACGGAAATGCAGGAAACGGAAGATTTTGACATACGGGAATGGCCTAAATTCAGTTTTGAGGCGTGTCCCGGTTTTTTAGGGGACTTTGTTCACCTTGCAACGGAAAACAGTGAAGCAGACCCTGCGGCAGTATGCATAACCGCTTTAGTTCGTTTTTGTGCGGAAGTGTACGGTTTTGCCCCGCAAAAAGGCCCGCATTTTTATATCAGCGAAAAGCTGCACCCGCCGAAGCTTTTTGCCGTTATCTGCGGAAATTCCAGCAAAGCCCGCAAAGGAACGTCAAAATAGCCTGTGCTTAAGCTTTTTGGCAGGGAATATTGCACAAAAGAAGAATTACAGTTTCTTCCTTTGCCTGCCAAAGAAAGTAGCGGCCCTTTGTCAACGGGTGAAGGTCTTGCCTATCATGTGCGCGACCTTACGGAGCAGGAACGGGAACGGCTCATACAGCAAGGTGAAGCCGTTCGGGACAATAAGGATAAACGCCTTATTATTTTGGATGAAGAATTTGCCAGCGGGCTTATGTGCACGAAACGGGAAGGCAATACGCTTTCCATGGGACTTCGCACGTTTTGGGATTCTGATGAATACGAGGCTTTGACTAAAAACAATTCTTTTAAAATAAAGGGTGCGCATATCAATATTGTCAGTCATATCACCATACAGGAGCTTTCGTATTATTTGAACGGCCTGCAGGCATATAATGGATTTGCCAGCCGTTTTTTGTGGATTTGCGCAAGGCGTTCCAAGCTTGTTCCTTTGCCCGAAAGAATGCCTGAAGAAAAAATCAGCAAACTGCAGAAACGCTTATGGCAGCTTGTTGCCCTTGCCCAAAAGCGCGGCACTATGGAAATGACCAATGCTTGTCTTTCGTTGTGGAAAGAGGTGTATTACGAGCTTTCCAAAGAGCACGCAGGGCTTGCGGGAAGCGTAATTAATAGGGCAGAAGCACAAACTTTGCGGCTTGCCCTTGTGTATGCGTTGCTGGACGGCAAAGGCTATATTGATAAAAATCATTTGCAGTCTGCGCTTGCCATGTGGAATTATGCCCAAGAATCTGCGCTGTATATTTTCCGCAATAAAGAAAAAAACGGGTATGAACAGAAAATTCTTGAAGCATTGTCCAAAGGACCGTTAAGTGCCACGGAGCTGAGCAAAATTTTTAACGGTCATTTATCCAAAGAACGCTTACAGCCGATTTTGGAACAGCTTGAAGCCCGTCAAAAAATTTCTGTTGAACGGCAGAAAACCGCAGGACGTCCCCGCATAATTTTACGGTTAAATTCTCTCTATGAGAAAAAAGCTAAAAAAGAGAAAAAAGCGTAAAACTTCTTTGGCTTTTTTCGCTTAATTCTCTTTTTTCTTTTTCCGCTTTTGTTTTTGTCAGCGATATTTTTCAGCAGAAAATGTGCAAAGTTTCGGTTCAAAATTTGAACTGCGTTGACAGTGAAACAGTAGTTTCATCGGATAATTTTTTACCTTGCTCCAAAACTATTACCCATAAGAGCCAGCCTACCCGTTGTGGGTACACGTTGGCACGCACCACAACAGGCTGGTGAGTGGGCAAAGCCCCCTTCAAACCCCCATTTAATGGAAAGGCATTATGATAAAAAATAAAACTCCAAATAATATGACAGGCGAAAAAACTTTAAAAACTTCATGGATAAAAATCAGGGTTACTCCGCAGGAAAAACTTTTGCTTGTGCAGAAAGCGGCGTTGCAAGGCATGAGCCTGACAGATTTTATTCGCGTGCGGACATTGAATTACAGACAGCGTCAGCACCCACTATCCAAAGAATATTTATTTCAGCTTGCCCGTATAGGCGCAAATCTCAATCAGCTTGCAAAGTGGGCAAATACGTATAAGTCCAAGACAGAAGCCTTGGAAGTTGTGCTTGCCCTTGCTGATTTTGAAAAGGAACTGCACGCTCTGCACAGACAGGAGGAATGATATGTATATCAAAGTTTTTCCTCACGGCAAAGGAAACGGCAGAAGCCCAACGCAGTATCTTGTCCGCCTTGATTACCCCAACAGAAAAGAAAATCCA
This window encodes:
- a CDS encoding SLC13 family permease, whose amino-acid sequence is MSAELLFLISLVLALVLGFLFKVNIGYFALTFAFANGMFIYDLPIKKIAGLWPIYLFLMLFIVTAFYGFAISNGTLVKLAEKIIYSSRNRPTQLPIVLFFICMMFAGTGAGAPATFAFLSPLVMTICIKSQISRVLATVLICCGATIGSQFPFSVGGIIIQQVAENTGFRNEGMAMCMNVLMNCLITMSIFFIITYFVTGGHKTKKVEIDKPEPFTEVQKKTLWIVGLVFLCTVIPAMLKVFMPDSAVIKKIASFCDITVTCTVGIILCSIFKAAKEKDAIDKVPFSIIIMICAMGTLIGTAVSGGLVNSLSSWVQTNITSSAAPYFLLAAACTMSFFVATLGVVIPTLALLIVPLAASTGIEPIILFSLISVGGFYTGSSPFSTCGAMALAGLEDQHEADVLFKKLLLLPVVSLIWLEFCLYTGILGNWVG
- a CDS encoding DUF6371 domain-containing protein, with amino-acid sequence MQGGEGNSCKTNIETGLGSDFATGQTWANIIDLAGKVWGCSFYESAKELARKYGREEIFESGSVKQYDEELIPIVPVLLNAPRPYKSHPQYGYAQKQWFYKDMENQLLMCVSRFETDKGKFILPQIYAKTLQGNPKWYWKALYKQRPLYGLQNLKQDRKVLLVEGEKTADKAQELLPDYAVLTWSGGSGAVSKTNFSPVYNQELIVWPDNDEPGFKACFELAKVLQDYSAIKFVLPPAVLPDKWDLADELPENMEVRKLLADAVSFQEFSHAAFLRYPALAKKYEVTEMQETEDFDIREWPKFSFEACPGFLGDFVHLATENSEADPAAVCITALVRFCAEVYGFAPQKGPHFYISEKLHPPKLFAVICGNSSKARKGTSK
- a CDS encoding FAD-binding protein, whose amino-acid sequence is MNINIDEQIVKTDFLIIGGGISGLQAGITAAELGLDTLILEKADTRRSGNGCGGNDHFLCYLPEYHGDNFEEIMAEVKETLVGGNQDNNLFRLMLERSADLIHKWESYGINMRPTGTWNFEGHAMPGRRRYHLKYDGSNQKACLTKAAQKAGAKIMNKIVVNEVLVNEAGHFAGAIGIDIREDEPRIIIFQAKTGLICVGEAMRMYPGNNPAYLFNTSHCPANAGSGAAMALRAGARLVNLDLPSRHAGPKYFTRSGKGTWIGALTDLNGKIVGPFVKDIHVSRELPDPTSDVWKDCFIKMMDSGKGPVFMNCTGISEDDLAHMRNALVSEGCTSINEYLDQYGIDLRKSMIEFGQYEHMFYMNGIDVDESSMTTIPGLYASGMSVGNVRGDITSAAVFGDYAAGAAAKHVKNVPEYDVLNLQSKIQEKVALYRQLMRNEAGAHWKEANSTLQKIMDEYVGTRIRSATLLTAGRKYINDLRGYAKKMLKAENSHELMRCLEVLDLLDLAEACAISALDRQESRGAYHKRSDFPFTNPLLNNKFQTVTLTPEGLQTKFRERIR
- a CDS encoding plasmid mobilization protein; protein product: MIKNKTPNNMTGEKTLKTSWIKIRVTPQEKLLLVQKAALQGMSLTDFIRVRTLNYRQRQHPLSKEYLFQLARIGANLNQLAKWANTYKSKTEALEVVLALADFEKELHALHRQEE
- a CDS encoding ATP-binding protein yields the protein MPPLINNELCIVCKKCADICPLDVIKYQDGAVVVLYPDECWHCRACVMDCPKQAISMRYPLSHMLLHYDAPKTIKRCDHEH
- a CDS encoding SLC13 family permease; translation: MLERFSNGGLMSQTNAKMDFLSANQLLVKWLVSLAIPTIVYFMLPIDGKTMTHEMGMFLAITIFMVVIWAFGLVNEIATGIVLPVLYVALCHVPAKVIYAGWLSDVPNTVIGGFILCKILQTTGLGKRIGLGCMYAMKGSFVGVIWGLATAIYIVSPFIPSANGKSLIFCAIVISLCEALDIKKKSTEATALMMAAFLAVTSSKLCYLTGGGDLVIGMNLVNGVTGGTVTWFEYALWNLVPATVYTIMSVGIVVFLLPSKMDKEALKQVLVSRYNELGVMSKQEKIATAFFIFTLILLVTDKFHGLAPGMSLCLVACISFLPKIELMDADKIKTVNFGPLFFIMGCMAIGGAGNYLKVTQWMADGTFGYFHGLGDFGAGLAAYVVGVVGNFILTPLAATASFSAPLAELGLNIGVEPRIVYFSFVYGFDNIIFPYETAPLLLFYGFGYIHFAKMVKVLAVRILLVMPFLLLVAIPWWKFIF
- a CDS encoding LysR family transcriptional regulator gives rise to the protein MNLTQLRAIVYIDIYKSLSKSAAKLFISQASLSIAIKKLEEELGCEIIKRSPIGVHLTEKGKEILKHAQVICTEIDAITNMNKNGTPQNINISVGVSSYLCNMIATRAMLKTNASTPELNIKINDIRTSASNIFEVISGKFDLALLQFGRIGKNILLPATIENINIKTHYLASDSINVAVPKTHPLAAGTTCTLEELTKYPYITSKDTEEDAFYFYLKENGYDRRILQVNHILNHNIATSTNGFWVGTHTGMVKMRADMKSDIHLLNIEDCEFRYDIMYICKNSTLLTPMAEFVETIRQEAEILIKTDQSCAPA
- a CDS encoding tyrosine-type recombinase/integrase codes for the protein MYLTIFYSTSLVFFCAETTKKDLYRKNGKLIEEKVGGQFKDNMTPAKASSIRGLRIEGSIPTNNEKRERIRQEKLKEKSSYSFIRLFSLFEESERENRSLKDDRIRFSLHIAPLIGKKAISELTTQDIEKIRRKMEKEGKSPQTVKHVLTLIKRLVNYALKNGYIESVPATLHFDMPAVDNKVTENLTAKQVAKLLQVLDEEEDIVMASLIRLALFTGMRRSALLNLQWTDLDFERNSIMLRGDVAKKKKTEYIPMNEQAKAILLSVPKTTSPYVFPGRDDDKPRVNITAVLKRVKEKAGLPESFRPLHGLRHSFASWLANSGQVSMYELQKLLTHSSPLMTQRYAHLHDEALKRASNLTTNLFTTKEKE